The genome window taaatgtatcgtatatatatatatatatacatatatatcaatatatatatatatgcctaTGTACACTTGAGATTTCACTTAAAGACTGTATATAGGTTTCACATATATAGGAAATACCAAAACTTTAACAATTTCTCATttagtatctgtatctttatcttCGTCTTCGGTTCCCTTTCCTTATGATTCCTAATCTGATCTGAGTGTCTGTTGTCAATATCTGGGTCGGAGTTACaagtctgttgttgttgttgttgtttatgttattACTGGAACTGTTTATGCTAACCGATTTCACAGTAAAAAAACTTGCTGGGATTCATGAACATGAAATCTGTGTTAAGCATTTCACTTGATTTATTGATATGcctttaagttgttgttgttgttgttgctagttgttgtttgttgtagtagttgttgttgtttcagttatttgttgtttttcttgttataGTATGTAGCCCATTTTAGGTTCTTTAATCCTTATTTTGTTTCATTGCTTAAAACTATCATAATTATCtttatgattttctttttgtatttcttcatttagttatagttttttttttttgtttcttgttatcattattattattagttggtttgttttgtttagcttTAGCTCACACTTTACATATTCGTTAGGttttaacatttgtttatctttttgtttttgtcgtaGAAGATAATGCACTTACATTGAggtattttaattactttttcaatCTTCATCAATAGATCTTTTACacatgtttttttgttatgtatCATATCGTATcgtattgtattgtatgtatgtcaAAATATCTGTCCTAAATCGCCCCTAAAAAAGCTTATCTTCTCCTGCTGTTCTTTTACCTtcttttgattgaaaatttcttttcgaattggatttgatttgttgtattCTTTTCGAAACTTTAATttagtgattttttttatatatttttttttttttggccgaaatgttgatttttgttATGGTATAACAGTTGAATATTGCAAGTGTTATACAAACTGAGCTAAtatgagctgctgctgttaactATTTCTAAGACTCtaactaaaataaagtaaggcaaaaatataaacgaaacacacaaacaaaaagcagATGATTAATTAATGTAGgtatgtattgtattattgtatatatctatatatgtatatgttaatgtatgtatgtatttatttataaataaacaaaataaaagtgttataataaaaaaaaaacgtcacGTTATActattttaatgcatatttcaacaaaattggGCTATTGTCTTGGGTTtcttggttttgttgttgtttgattgTTTGTTGCTCCGATTCAGTTACATAAGTTACCGTTTCTTTCTCTATTGATATAACTGTTATacactaaatatatatgatattgtaTTTCTATGAACAAATGCAAGTAAAGACATGTTGAAAACTATGTGAAACTAGATGTACAGTGTAAGGtagtgtagtgtgtgtgtgtatgtgtgtgtgagtgtggtgtATATTGAATTATAACAGTTTTGTTTCGCATTGCTcctatttcatttcatttaatataagaCGTTATGTAACACTTGTCGCTCGCTTTAtcgttatataaaaaaaattaacatttcagcaccgttatttttgtttcaagGCAAACACATtacattctctctctctttctttctctctctctctatctctctagACTTCTTAGTTCGCTCaaacaatattaacaattcattttttttttttttttcataaattcacGTCTCGAAATTCTCAAATTCTCAATTCTCGAAAACTATTATACAGCTGTACACTAAGATTGCTTGGTTGGCATTAGGTTGAGAGACACAACAtagtttgtatgtgtgtgtttatcgCTGTTATACCTGATGTATAACAGTTGCATGAGCTGTGatctttttttgtgtgttttacaAGCTTCATTATTTCCTTTACATCGAGTACagaatacatattatatatagacGTAAACTCTCTATTTCGACCATCTAAatctgaatttgttttttttttcttttccaaaaaatattattattatggtgattgttattattattagttatcctgttttggttttcatgtttctcttttatttttacaggTTCTCGTTTCCATTGATTAGTTTAGatttcctgttgttgtttttgtttttgtcgttgttgagGTGGGCTGAAGTTGACACCTGCTTGAAATTTCGCTTCGTTTtcttgtgattgttgttgttgtttgaataCACGACAAATTTTATGATAACAAAGTAGATAAATAGACCGCAGTTGTATTTAGAAGTAGtagtaataattataattatataaacaaaacatacagttttcagttttcctcATTAGTCCTCCTCTCTCTGACATTCTATTctctttttgaatttttcgatattataacaaacaaaaatcaaaaaaaaaaacatcaaaaaaacacacataaacCAAATgattggtttttgttttgttttcttatttttcacttagttgtttttactttttgttgtagtagtagttgttTTTTTCACTTAATGTACGCTTACTAAAAatggttttaataaaaaaaaaataaaataattcataaaaaattaaattttatatttctatatataaaaaacgaaattaacTGCATTTTACggcttaaattttgtatttgttttttgttgattttttgtatttttttttttttattgttttgtttagttttcatCTTTTTTCTATCCTTTCATTTTGTAGTGTTtgtattcttgttgttgttgttgtttttgtataatttcctTTTCAAATGATGTACAatggttgtttttgttgttgtttgctgtggCGGGGGCTGCTCTACAGCAcaagttgttgtggttgttgttgttgtttattccAATTACAGTTACTCGCTTTCGTTTTCTGTCGGCATTCTTCAAGTTTTCTTCAACTTTAACTGATGTGtggtgtttgtgtgtgtgtgtgtataacaAAAATGCCAGTCTACTCTCTTAGCGGCAGCATAAATCGCCACATATAACAGTTTGACGTATAACAATTAGGGCATAGTATAACAATACGTTAATAGCATTTATTTTGGGCTCTCTTTTACGAGACAAGCTTTCGTTTAAcaacaactgttatacaacacAAAATcggctgctgcagctgttatactaaagagcgagagagatcGCATTCTGTTAATCCTTtgcgtttttctttctttcgttCATTCTCTTTTTATGCCGACGTTTGCTGTGctgattgttgttattgttattgttgttgctgctgctgtggctgcagttgttatcgttgttgttgcaagtgaATAAAACGTACAAGAAAACTGCCTTGACAAATCCGAATATAAGTTGAGAATTGTTTTAACTATTgcaattatgattattattattattatttttgtaattattattattatttgtattgttgttgttattgttgttgttgttgggctgCTCCATCTGTTGGCCCCCTCCCCATAACCCCCCGGCAACTGTTTACTGCTGTGAGCTCgccagttgttgctgttgttgttgttgttgctgctgtgtggCGCCCGATGCATTGCCGGGTGGCGGTgatggttgttgctgctgttgctgttgctgttgttgttgttgctgctgctgctgctgctgctgcaattgatGTGAAGACGCTGTCGACGACgcctgctgctgatgatgcgcAGGTGGCGCCGACGACGACGCCGCCGACGATTGATGATGCGAttgcagcggcagcggctgctgctgcgacggcgactgttgttgttgttgttgttgctgctgctgttgttgttgttgttgagtccCACTTGGCGCTGCGCCGGCTAaggtctgttgttgttgttgcaactgttgttctTTGGCAGCTTTCTGTTTTTTGGTCACTGGAGGTGGATTCGTCGATAGCATCATGGCGCGAATTCGACGTTGTGCAGACtacaaaaagttcaaataatCGAATTAATGCAagtttttaactttatattttatttaacaactaTATTTTACTCACCTGAACGCTGTAGAATGGCCCAATGATGTGCACAGGTGTCTCCTCGTCGCCGCCAGAAGGTGGCGCCAGCGCATGCTCTGGCAGCTTAATGACGCTACCCGTGACACGTTGCAGCTCACGCACGTTCTGTCCGCCCTTGCCAATAATGCGTCCAACCTGCAAGAGAGCCAGAAATTCAGATATCAAAAATGGCGAAACTATATAAAACAATACCCAAACTGTtatacaattttgaaatttttcgatATCCAATTTGTCaacaattcaaattgttttcaaagttTAAGCGATTGTCTCTTAATGATGATGGTATCGATAACACTTGAATAACGAACATCAATAAGCAACTTTTGAAtagtaaacaatttattttccgTTTACCTTTACTTcctttcctttttatttacttttactttatcATAATTGACAACATTTGGTTTTGATATCCATCAATAATTGaaactaatttcaattttcgtaATTCaagttatacaaaaaatttaaaattttcctaaTAAGTTTTACtgtataacattttatttattttcagttaaagtttttatgttaatttaatgagttttttttaataggactcttgtaaattcaaattgaccAATAAATTAAGTAGTTCCAATTCGTgaaagtttattaatattgaaaaataagttttattaataattttgtatttactgCATTTTCAGAACTGTTTCGATTGTTCAAACGATCGTGTAACTGTCGCtgtatttaagataaactaTCGATAAGTGGGAAAAAAGGGTAATTGGATAAGATAAACTATCGATAAGGgggaaaaaaaatggtaattGGATGATCAAGATGATATATACACACCTGAGAGCTGGCGACAAGCAGCTCGACAGTTAGGCGAACATCGTCAGTGCCGCACATGAATCCCTCCTCGCGCATCTTTTCAAATATCATATATTGCGCCTTCCACTGACCCTCCGGTGTCCCAACAATCGTGACCTTGCGCTCCGTTTGTTGGTCCAGCGGCTTGTCGGCATCGAGGGGCGCAATCTTGAGGGATGCACTTGAGAAACGCATTATGCTGCGGATATGGGATCCCTTGGTGCCAATAATGGCGCCAACAGCATTATTCGGTATATAGAGATATGTTGTCTCCTGCATATCGTTTGGAAATGCCGGCGGCACCACACTGGCCGGTGTCTTAGACATGGCAAAGCCTTGACACGAGGGGAACGGCATGCTCGTGTTGAAGACCATGCCGTTACCCGGTGTCGACATCATTGCCATGGGATGGAGACCGGGGAACATAAGACTCTGGGGTGCCATTGCCTGTAGATCGTTCTCATAGCTTTGGCGAAGTTTCGTACTGATTTGGTTTTCCGCTCTCGACATATTCTCAATCAGGCCCTTAACCGTAATGATGCGTTCCAAATTGTAGCTGTTTATATCATTAATTGAGCTAACGGTTATCTTCGTGTCCGTGTCCTGCATAATGCGTTTAATAGTGTTGCCACTCTTGCCAATAATGCGgccaattaaattattatgggCAAGTATCTTCAAACAGATTTccctaataaaaattataagcggaatttttaaattaatatatatatatacatatatcgtaaataattctttttttttttaaataaaaaaatcactcgacaattattatttttgatccaaaaaataaaactcaaaaataatgattatttttgataaaaaaaaaataataaagctcaaaattaattataataaatgatttttatttttttcgctcaaaaaATATGATACATCACATGTCAGCGAAAAGTTTAACACAGAAGCCATAAACTAATagtgagttttattttgagcaacaaaaaaaaaataattatttttaatcattatttttgggttttatttttgtaatcaaaaataatcataatccgtgaagaaaatcgtaaaaatcattatataatcattaaaacgtgattttttaaataaaacttataatgattacggcGGTTCCTGATACAAATatcattcaaatttatgtggAGTATACAAATAGGGAATATCGTGAGAAGGCAATTTTTGTActtgttatacatatttttttactatcaTTGTTAGATTTCTTtcatttaatatgattttacgattttctttctatattttattttaaatttcaagactTTTTGAgtgatataattatttttatcttgttttatttttttgcttatgaGCAGACTTACCCCTTATTCGTGGACAGCGCCTCCTGTTGCATAACCTCCAATATGCGCTTGCATGCATTGGTG of Drosophila innubila isolate TH190305 chromosome X, UK_Dinn_1.0, whole genome shotgun sequence contains these proteins:
- the LOC117791224 gene encoding insulin-like growth factor 2 mRNA-binding protein 1 isoform X2, giving the protein MASELDQFADLELSKEDREQIFDPPLDRQQLEGAGTSSVTTSKILISGIPLQTRFEDIEPLLKPYGIVKQCEAISSKDQNTQTVHITFENPEQAQRAAGGLNGVEFEGSKLHAEQLDKNQRRSQRNQRNPYPGMPGPGRQADFPLRILVQSEMVGAIIGRQGSTIRTITQQSRARVDVHRKENVGSLEKSITIYGNPENCTNACKRILEVMQQEALSTNKGEICLKILAHNNLIGRIIGKSGNTIKRIMQDTDTKITVSSINDINSYNLERIITVKGLIENMSRAENQISTKLRQSYENDLQAMAPQSLMFPGLHPMAMMSTPGNGMVFNTSMPFPSCQGFAMSKTPASVVPPAFPNDMQETTYLYIPNNAVGAIIGTKGSHIRSIMRFSSASLKIAPLDADKPLDQQTERKVTIVGTPEGQWKAQYMIFEKMREEGFMCGTDDVRLTVELLVASSQVGRIIGKGGQNVRELQRVTGSVIKLPEHALAPPSGGDEETPVHIIGPFYSVQSAQRRIRAMMLSTNPPPVTKKQKAAKEQQLQQQQQTLAGAAPSGTQQQQQQQQQQQQQQQSPSQQQPLPLQSHHQSSAASSSAPPAHHQQQASSTASSHQLQQQQQQQQQQQQQQQQQQQPSPPPGNASGATQQQQQQQQQQLASSQQ
- the LOC117791224 gene encoding insulin-like growth factor 2 mRNA-binding protein 1 isoform X4 translates to MASELDQFADLELSKEDREQIFDPPLDRQQLEGAGTSRAAGGLNGVEFEGSKLHAEQLDKNQRRSQRNQRNPYPGMPGPGRQADFPLRILVQSEMVGAIIGRQGSTIRTITQQSRARVDVHRKENVGSLEKSITIYGNPENCTNACKRILEVMQQEALSTNKGEICLKILAHNNLIGRIIGKSGNTIKRIMQDTDTKITVSSINDINSYNLERIITVKGLIENMSRAENQISTKLRQSYENDLQAMAPQSLMFPGLHPMAMMSTPGNGMVFNTSMPFPSCQGFAMSKTPASVVPPAFPNDMQETTYLYIPNNAVGAIIGTKGSHIRSIMRFSSASLKIAPLDADKPLDQQTERKVTIVGTPEGQWKAQYMIFEKMREEGFMCGTDDVRLTVELLVASSQVGRIIGKGGQNVRELQRVTGSVIKLPEHALAPPSGGDEETPVHIIGPFYSVQSAQRRIRAMMLSTNPPPVTKKQKAAKEQQLQQQQQTLAGAAPSGTQQQQQQQQQQQQQQQSPSQQQPLPLQSHHQSSAASSSAPPAHHQQQASSTASSHQLQQQQQQQQQQQQQQQQQQQPSPPPGNASGATQQQQQQQQQQLASSQQ
- the LOC117791224 gene encoding insulin-like growth factor 2 mRNA-binding protein 1 isoform X1; translation: MHSSSNYQLPNNNNTNNSNRININNNNHHYYNHHLQQQQQQQQNTKVPRFYDRVTTSKILISGIPLQTRFEDIEPLLKPYGIVKQCEAISSKDQNTQTVHITFENPEQAQRAAGGLNGVEFEGSKLHAEQLDKNQRRSQRNQRNPYPGMPGPGRQADFPLRILVQSEMVGAIIGRQGSTIRTITQQSRARVDVHRKENVGSLEKSITIYGNPENCTNACKRILEVMQQEALSTNKGEICLKILAHNNLIGRIIGKSGNTIKRIMQDTDTKITVSSINDINSYNLERIITVKGLIENMSRAENQISTKLRQSYENDLQAMAPQSLMFPGLHPMAMMSTPGNGMVFNTSMPFPSCQGFAMSKTPASVVPPAFPNDMQETTYLYIPNNAVGAIIGTKGSHIRSIMRFSSASLKIAPLDADKPLDQQTERKVTIVGTPEGQWKAQYMIFEKMREEGFMCGTDDVRLTVELLVASSQVGRIIGKGGQNVRELQRVTGSVIKLPEHALAPPSGGDEETPVHIIGPFYSVQSAQRRIRAMMLSTNPPPVTKKQKAAKEQQLQQQQQTLAGAAPSGTQQQQQQQQQQQQQQQSPSQQQPLPLQSHHQSSAASSSAPPAHHQQQASSTASSHQLQQQQQQQQQQQQQQQQQQQPSPPPGNASGATQQQQQQQQQQLASSQQ
- the LOC117791224 gene encoding insulin-like growth factor 2 mRNA-binding protein 1 isoform X3; the protein is MHSSSNYQLPNNNNTNNSNRININNNNHHYYNHHLQQQQQQQQNTKVPRFYDRAAGGLNGVEFEGSKLHAEQLDKNQRRSQRNQRNPYPGMPGPGRQADFPLRILVQSEMVGAIIGRQGSTIRTITQQSRARVDVHRKENVGSLEKSITIYGNPENCTNACKRILEVMQQEALSTNKGEICLKILAHNNLIGRIIGKSGNTIKRIMQDTDTKITVSSINDINSYNLERIITVKGLIENMSRAENQISTKLRQSYENDLQAMAPQSLMFPGLHPMAMMSTPGNGMVFNTSMPFPSCQGFAMSKTPASVVPPAFPNDMQETTYLYIPNNAVGAIIGTKGSHIRSIMRFSSASLKIAPLDADKPLDQQTERKVTIVGTPEGQWKAQYMIFEKMREEGFMCGTDDVRLTVELLVASSQVGRIIGKGGQNVRELQRVTGSVIKLPEHALAPPSGGDEETPVHIIGPFYSVQSAQRRIRAMMLSTNPPPVTKKQKAAKEQQLQQQQQTLAGAAPSGTQQQQQQQQQQQQQQQSPSQQQPLPLQSHHQSSAASSSAPPAHHQQQASSTASSHQLQQQQQQQQQQQQQQQQQQQPSPPPGNASGATQQQQQQQQQQLASSQQ